Proteins co-encoded in one Hyalangium ruber genomic window:
- the ptsP gene encoding phosphoenolpyruvate--protein phosphotransferase → MSTQATPTTSLKGIGASPGVSVGHAFILDRKRVRTPKLRLAEAEVEPERARMRSALEKSDEQLAELKEQIARTEGHDHALILEAHRLMLHDPMLVDEVDRLIVQDRINAEWAVRRVARKLKHLFDNIPDEYFRERRSDVEYVADRVVRNLMGQAVDEEVEIPEEAIVVAHDLSPADAAMMVRSGRVAGFITDLGGQTSHTAIVARAREMPAVVGAGKASEQISPGDLVALDGSSGVILVNPTPEQIALFREAQRVQQQSEELALRTKDLPAVSTEGYRIRLNGNMEFLEEIPSLLAHGAEGIGLYRTEFMFLDRKTVPSEEEHYRAYKQVLEAMGGRPVTIRTLDLGGDKVPGKVKHEREPNPAMGLRAIRYCLSHRDLFRAQLRALLRASAHGNLRLMFPLICGMSELREARAELESCRTELSRAGVPLGKRFPVGIMVETPSAALIADRLAQEADFFSVGTNDLIQYTLAIDRQNRDVAYLYKPLHLSVLRSLQNIVSAAKSAGIPVSMCGEMAGDPIYSLVLLAMGFDELSMTSGQIPVVKNILRRSSRSEAAELLNNAMQLTTAEEIERYIRTEMDRRFISSEP, encoded by the coding sequence GTGAGCACGCAGGCCACTCCCACCACGAGCTTGAAGGGCATTGGCGCCTCCCCGGGTGTCTCGGTAGGCCATGCCTTCATCCTGGACCGCAAGCGGGTGCGCACCCCCAAGCTGCGGCTGGCTGAGGCGGAGGTGGAGCCCGAGCGCGCCAGGATGCGCTCCGCCCTGGAGAAGTCCGACGAGCAATTGGCCGAGCTCAAGGAGCAGATTGCGCGCACCGAGGGGCATGACCACGCGCTCATCCTCGAGGCGCATCGGCTGATGTTGCACGACCCGATGCTGGTGGACGAGGTGGACCGGCTCATCGTCCAGGACCGCATCAACGCCGAGTGGGCGGTGCGGCGGGTGGCGCGCAAGCTCAAGCACCTGTTCGACAACATCCCGGACGAGTACTTCCGCGAGCGGCGCTCGGACGTGGAGTACGTGGCCGACCGTGTGGTGCGCAACCTCATGGGGCAGGCGGTCGATGAGGAGGTGGAGATTCCGGAGGAGGCCATCGTGGTGGCGCACGATTTGTCGCCCGCGGACGCGGCGATGATGGTGCGCAGCGGGCGGGTGGCCGGCTTCATCACCGACCTGGGAGGGCAGACGAGCCACACGGCCATCGTCGCCCGAGCCCGGGAGATGCCCGCCGTGGTGGGTGCGGGCAAGGCCAGCGAGCAGATCTCCCCGGGGGACCTGGTGGCGCTGGATGGCTCCAGCGGCGTCATCCTGGTGAACCCGACGCCGGAGCAGATCGCCCTGTTCCGCGAGGCGCAGCGGGTGCAGCAGCAGAGCGAGGAGCTCGCGCTGCGTACCAAGGACCTGCCGGCGGTGAGCACGGAGGGCTACCGCATCCGGCTCAACGGGAACATGGAGTTCCTGGAGGAGATCCCCTCGCTGCTGGCGCACGGGGCGGAGGGCATCGGCCTATACCGCACCGAGTTCATGTTCCTGGACCGCAAGACGGTGCCCTCGGAGGAGGAGCACTACCGGGCTTACAAGCAGGTGCTGGAGGCGATGGGCGGGCGGCCCGTCACCATCCGCACGCTGGACCTGGGCGGCGACAAGGTGCCGGGCAAGGTGAAGCACGAGCGCGAGCCCAACCCGGCCATGGGCCTGCGAGCCATCCGCTACTGCCTCTCGCACCGGGACCTGTTCCGGGCGCAGCTCCGAGCCCTGCTGAGGGCGAGCGCCCACGGCAACCTGCGGCTGATGTTCCCGCTGATCTGCGGCATGAGCGAGCTGCGCGAGGCGCGCGCCGAGCTGGAGTCGTGCCGCACCGAGCTGAGCCGGGCGGGAGTGCCGCTGGGCAAGCGCTTCCCGGTGGGCATCATGGTGGAGACGCCGAGCGCGGCGCTCATCGCGGACCGGCTGGCGCAGGAGGCGGATTTCTTCTCGGTGGGGACGAACGACCTCATCCAGTACACGCTGGCGATCGACCGCCAGAACCGGGACGTGGCCTACCTCTACAAGCCACTGCACCTCTCGGTACTGCGCTCGCTGCAGAACATCGTCTCGGCGGCGAAGTCGGCGGGCATCCCCGTGTCCATGTGCGGAGAGATGGCCGGAGACCCCATCTACTCGCTGGTGCTGCTGGCGATGGGGTTCGACGAGCTGTCGATGACGTCGGGGCAGATCCCGGTGGTGAAGAACATCCTGCGGCGCTCGAGCCGCTCGGAGGCCGCGGAGCTGCTCAACAACGCCATGCAGTTGACGACGGCGGAGGAGATCGAGCGCTACATCCGCACGGAGATGGACCGGCGCTTCATCTCCTCGGAGCCCTGA
- a CDS encoding HPr family phosphocarrier protein, translating to MANVVEGTFEIINALGLHARAAAQLVKVANRFKCETLIEHQGQKANAKSIMGVLMLAAGQGTHVKLTCKGDDAAACLEEIRKLIADRFGEGQ from the coding sequence ATGGCTAACGTCGTTGAAGGCACGTTCGAAATCATCAACGCGTTGGGGCTCCATGCCCGCGCGGCCGCGCAGCTCGTCAAGGTGGCCAACCGCTTCAAGTGCGAGACGCTCATCGAGCACCAGGGACAGAAGGCCAACGCCAAGTCCATCATGGGGGTGTTGATGTTGGCGGCGGGGCAGGGCACCCACGTGAAACTCACCTGCAAGGGGGATGACGCGGCGGCGTGCCTCGAGGAAATTCGAAAACTCATCGCCGACCGCTTCGGCGAGGGGCAGTAG
- a CDS encoding PTS system mannose/fructose/sorbose family transporter subunit IID produces MSPAEPLSRGVLLRVFLRSLFLQASWNPKGMQNLGLAYSLFPALERLYPEKADQEAAVRRHLVFFNTHPYVAAAILGGVLYHEQRIARGEEPPDKVVAFKAALMGPLAALGDGFFWLSLKPAVGAVCAASVPVLHAWAALLFLFLYNLVHLTLRARLFFMGLVLGDRLVEAVARANLPTRGARLRSVAAASAGGLAAWLAVDLGRTAGGNHAPWLVAGCLALGVVSYILVQQRVPNYVVLYLAAGLACAAGAFL; encoded by the coding sequence GTGAGCCCCGCCGAGCCCTTGAGCCGAGGGGTGCTGCTGCGGGTCTTCCTGCGCTCGCTCTTCCTGCAGGCCTCGTGGAACCCCAAGGGCATGCAGAACCTGGGGTTGGCCTACAGCCTCTTCCCCGCGCTGGAGCGGCTCTACCCGGAGAAGGCGGACCAGGAGGCGGCGGTGCGCCGGCACCTCGTCTTCTTCAACACCCACCCGTACGTGGCGGCCGCCATTCTTGGCGGGGTGCTCTACCACGAGCAGCGCATCGCCCGGGGCGAGGAGCCTCCCGACAAGGTGGTGGCCTTCAAGGCCGCGCTCATGGGGCCGCTGGCCGCGCTGGGGGACGGCTTCTTCTGGCTGTCGCTCAAGCCGGCGGTGGGCGCGGTGTGCGCCGCCTCGGTGCCCGTGCTGCACGCCTGGGCCGCGCTGCTCTTCCTGTTCCTCTACAACCTCGTCCACCTCACGTTGCGCGCCCGCCTCTTCTTCATGGGGCTGGTGCTGGGAGACCGGCTGGTGGAGGCGGTGGCTCGGGCCAACCTGCCCACCCGGGGGGCGCGGCTGCGCTCGGTGGCGGCGGCCTCCGCCGGGGGCCTGGCCGCATGGCTGGCGGTGGACCTGGGACGCACGGCCGGAGGCAACCATGCCCCCTGGCTGGTCGCCGGATGTCTGGCACTGGGCGTCGTGTCCTACATTCTCGTTCAACAGCGGGTGCCCAACTACGTCGTGCTGTACCTTGCCGCGGGGCTGGCGTGTGCGGCGGGGGCCTTTCTTTGA
- a CDS encoding PTS sugar transporter subunit IIC — protein MSVAWTQVLLAGLWGGVVAVERKAFLQAMLSRPLVSATVMGALLGDVRAGLYVGLLLELFYLGTANLGASLPENDTVSATGTAAAAATMAAATGGGSTQALWSIAVLLFIPLGRLGRVGDRMLEGYMARLARVALASAEAGNLTRAVRQNLWGMWPHFVVYGAVSAACALLGFFLGPWLEHLPLDLLRGLAWAFPAMASVAAALAAQGSHAKRAPLYAGLGAAVVTLAVILFVYGDRR, from the coding sequence GTGAGCGTGGCCTGGACCCAGGTGCTGCTCGCGGGGCTCTGGGGCGGCGTGGTGGCGGTGGAGCGCAAGGCGTTCCTGCAGGCCATGCTCTCGCGCCCGCTGGTGTCCGCCACCGTCATGGGCGCGCTCCTGGGCGATGTGCGCGCCGGCCTCTACGTGGGCTTGCTGCTGGAGCTGTTCTACCTGGGCACCGCCAACCTGGGCGCCTCGCTGCCGGAGAACGACACGGTCTCGGCCACGGGCACCGCGGCGGCGGCGGCCACCATGGCGGCGGCCACGGGTGGGGGCTCCACGCAGGCGCTCTGGTCCATCGCCGTGCTGCTCTTCATCCCCCTGGGCCGGTTGGGCCGCGTGGGGGACCGGATGCTGGAAGGCTACATGGCGCGGCTGGCCCGGGTGGCGCTGGCCTCGGCCGAGGCGGGCAACCTCACGCGTGCCGTGCGGCAGAACCTGTGGGGCATGTGGCCCCACTTCGTCGTCTACGGGGCGGTGTCGGCCGCCTGCGCCCTGCTGGGCTTCTTCCTCGGGCCGTGGCTGGAGCACCTGCCGCTGGACCTGCTGCGAGGGCTGGCGTGGGCGTTTCCGGCCATGGCCTCGGTGGCGGCGGCGCTGGCGGCCCAGGGCAGCCACGCCAAGCGCGCTCCTTTGTATGCGGGCCTGGGCGCCGCGGTCGTCACGCTGGCGGTCATCCTCTTCGTTTATGGAGATCGCCGGTGA
- a CDS encoding PTS system mannose/fructose/N-acetylgalactosamine-transporter subunit IIB yields the protein MITLVRVDNRLIHGQVVEAWLPHLKVQRVVVADDEAASSPLIRAAMALAVQSAIEVQILPLAQVDFAAVSKDAVRTLVLLRDVASVPFAFAHGLTLEHLNLGNVHFGAGRRQVSPSVFLAEAELQALQGLADKGVRVEARAVPSEKAVELGELSERWTKGG from the coding sequence GTGATCACCCTGGTCCGCGTCGACAACCGCCTCATCCACGGTCAGGTCGTCGAGGCCTGGCTTCCACACCTGAAGGTGCAGCGCGTCGTCGTGGCCGATGACGAGGCGGCTTCGAGCCCCCTCATCCGCGCCGCCATGGCGCTGGCCGTGCAGAGCGCCATCGAGGTGCAGATCCTCCCCCTGGCCCAGGTGGACTTCGCGGCCGTGTCCAAGGACGCGGTGCGCACGCTGGTGCTGCTCCGGGACGTGGCCTCGGTGCCCTTCGCCTTCGCGCACGGGCTGACGCTGGAACACCTGAACCTGGGCAACGTTCACTTCGGCGCCGGAAGGCGGCAGGTGTCCCCGTCCGTCTTCCTGGCGGAGGCGGAGCTGCAGGCGCTGCAGGGGCTGGCGGACAAGGGCGTCCGAGTAGAGGCGCGCGCCGTGCCTTCCGAGAAGGCGGTAGAGCTGGGAGAGCTGTCCGAGCGCTGGACCAAGGGAGGCTGA
- a CDS encoding PTS sugar transporter subunit IIA, giving the protein MVGLVVASHGRLAEELVATAEQIVGKLPAVATCNIEPGTSVEDLRVKMKQAVAKVDDGEGVIVMADLFGGTPCKESLMMCQRGNLEVLAGVNLPMILKANSLRDEHLPLPEMANLLASYGQRNITCASALLREAQQSPRT; this is encoded by the coding sequence ATGGTCGGCCTCGTCGTCGCATCTCACGGGCGTCTGGCGGAAGAGCTGGTTGCCACCGCCGAGCAGATTGTGGGCAAGTTGCCCGCGGTCGCTACTTGCAACATCGAGCCGGGCACGTCCGTCGAGGACCTGCGCGTCAAGATGAAGCAGGCGGTGGCCAAGGTCGATGACGGGGAAGGTGTCATCGTCATGGCCGACCTCTTCGGCGGCACTCCCTGTAAGGAATCGTTGATGATGTGCCAGCGCGGCAACCTCGAGGTGCTGGCGGGCGTCAACCTTCCGATGATCCTCAAGGCGAACTCCCTGCGCGACGAGCACTTGCCGCTGCCGGAGATGGCCAACCTGCTGGCCTCGTACGGTCAGCGCAACATCACCTGCGCCTCCGCTCTGCTTCGCGAAGCTCAACAGTCGCCGCGAACTTGA
- a CDS encoding NAD+ kinase, translated as MFEKIVLVTRKTRLAELVERLNTRAQARFYLEHAGQDFEDYAREDDTYRRALDALHGELGLGLPVQQVDRALVPTFLFTGKELVVAVGQDGLVANVAKYVGSQPLVGVNPDPSRFDGVLLPFKVGEAHAAVRRTLEAKARVREVTLAEAALADGQRLLAFNDLFLGARTHVSARYRLRFEGAAEVQSSSGLLVSTGAGSSGWLSSVFTLVRRLTERTGGAPGNTWSMQWEDPRLAFVVREPFLSRHSSAELINGFVTAEHSLVVESRMPSGGVIFSDGVEEDFLAFNAGATAHIRPAAQRARLVVP; from the coding sequence ATGTTCGAGAAAATCGTCCTCGTCACCCGCAAGACGCGGCTGGCGGAGCTGGTGGAGCGGCTGAACACCCGAGCCCAGGCGCGCTTCTACCTGGAGCACGCCGGGCAGGACTTCGAGGACTACGCGCGCGAGGACGACACCTACCGCCGTGCGCTCGACGCGCTCCACGGCGAGCTGGGGCTGGGGCTGCCCGTGCAGCAGGTGGACCGTGCGCTGGTGCCCACCTTTCTCTTCACCGGCAAGGAGCTGGTGGTGGCGGTGGGGCAGGACGGGCTGGTGGCCAACGTGGCCAAGTACGTGGGAAGCCAGCCCCTGGTGGGCGTCAACCCGGACCCCTCCCGCTTCGACGGGGTGCTGCTGCCCTTCAAGGTGGGAGAGGCCCACGCGGCGGTGCGGCGGACGCTGGAGGCCAAGGCCCGGGTGCGCGAGGTGACGCTCGCCGAGGCGGCGCTGGCGGACGGGCAGCGGCTGCTGGCCTTCAACGACCTGTTCCTGGGGGCGCGCACGCACGTGTCGGCCCGCTACCGGCTGCGCTTCGAGGGCGCGGCCGAGGTCCAGTCCTCCAGCGGCCTGCTCGTCTCCACGGGAGCGGGCTCCAGCGGATGGCTCTCCTCCGTCTTCACCCTGGTCCGGCGCCTCACCGAGAGGACGGGCGGCGCCCCCGGCAATACCTGGAGCATGCAGTGGGAGGACCCGCGCCTGGCCTTCGTCGTGCGCGAGCCCTTCCTCAGCCGTCACTCCTCCGCGGAGCTGATCAACGGATTCGTCACCGCCGAGCACTCCCTGGTGGTCGAGTCGCGCATGCCCTCCGGGGGCGTCATCTTCAGCGATGGGGTCGAAGAAGACTTCCTGGCCTTCAACGCGGGGGCCACCGCCCACATCCGCCCCGCGGCGCAGCGGGCCCGGCTCGTGGTGCCGTAA
- a CDS encoding SPFH domain-containing protein, producing MPIRYIKAAPTTYVIQFQDGRVKREGPGLSFFYWAATTTLVGVPLASADVPFAFNEITQDFQAVTLQGQLTYRVADPKRLASLLDYSITPSGRYLSNDPEKLEERLVQVAQVRARTVVQGMGLREVLGRADVVEGQVLAALGASEAVRLLGVEVMGFSLLSVRPTPEMARALEAEAREGLQRRADEAIYSRRNAAVEQERRIKESELSTELAVEEKRRQIREAQMAADIAVEEQRSALMERWSQNEKQAADARAYALEKVLAPVRNVDWKTLMAAGGGGNDPKLNIALAFREMAENAQKIGELNMSPELLSGLLGPSTREHAEPRHGKGGR from the coding sequence ATGCCCATCCGGTACATCAAGGCAGCGCCAACGACGTACGTCATCCAGTTCCAGGACGGGCGGGTGAAGCGGGAGGGGCCAGGGCTGTCGTTCTTCTATTGGGCGGCGACGACGACGTTGGTGGGGGTGCCGCTGGCGAGCGCGGACGTCCCCTTCGCCTTCAACGAAATCACCCAGGACTTCCAGGCGGTGACGCTGCAGGGCCAGCTCACCTACCGAGTGGCGGATCCGAAGCGGCTGGCCTCGCTGCTGGACTACTCCATCACCCCCTCGGGCCGTTACCTCTCCAACGACCCGGAGAAGCTGGAGGAGCGCCTGGTGCAGGTGGCGCAGGTGCGCGCGCGCACGGTGGTGCAGGGCATGGGGCTGCGCGAGGTGCTGGGGCGCGCGGACGTGGTGGAGGGGCAGGTACTCGCTGCGCTGGGGGCCTCCGAGGCAGTGCGCCTGCTGGGCGTGGAGGTGATGGGCTTCTCGCTCCTGTCGGTGCGGCCCACGCCAGAGATGGCGCGGGCGCTGGAGGCCGAGGCGCGCGAGGGGCTGCAGCGCCGCGCGGACGAGGCCATCTACAGCCGCCGCAACGCCGCGGTGGAGCAGGAGCGCCGCATCAAGGAGAGCGAGCTGTCCACGGAGCTGGCGGTGGAGGAGAAGCGGCGGCAGATCCGCGAGGCGCAGATGGCCGCCGACATCGCCGTGGAGGAGCAGCGCTCGGCGCTCATGGAGCGCTGGAGCCAGAACGAGAAGCAGGCGGCCGACGCGCGCGCCTACGCGCTGGAGAAGGTGCTGGCGCCGGTGCGTAACGTGGACTGGAAGACGCTGATGGCGGCGGGTGGCGGCGGCAACGACCCCAAGCTCAACATCGCCCTGGCCTTCCGGGAGATGGCCGAGAACGCGCAGAAGATCGGCGAGCTGAACATGTCGCCCGAGCTGCTGAGCGGACTGTTGGGCCCCTCCACGCGCGAGCATGCTGAGCCTCGCCACGGCAAGGGCGGCAGGTGA
- a CDS encoding alpha/beta hydrolase: MAFRPCNVSWAPQEAECGTLAVPENPAQPGGRSLQLSILRLRASGTAPATGAVLYLPGGPGQAARDAASWMSQDFAGLRGEWDLVFVDPRGTGESAPLDCELFESGDPQSYLGDYFPLAGVERCRRELEPRADLTRYTSTYAADDLEAVRSALGSPKVTLVAGSYGTRTAIAYLRRYSAQVHAAVLHGVVPPFMSTPLPFARDTEDALSAWIAACAADKECAAATPALRADITALIARLDSAPVQAPLTLPDGKTTTVRFSRDLFGQTVRGLLYSPNRAVLIPALVRRAREGDFAPLAKLAYESRKDFASMGEGAFFSQTCTEDVWRIREEDVPGATAGTLLGDGRVRQQLRACKHWPRGELPTDFDAPLKESAPVLLVTGQWDPATPPRWAERAVGILPGAKSVTVPFAGHGLQESALQCVMQLMTGFIRQPSAKALDTSCLAKVQREPFKLTLDP; the protein is encoded by the coding sequence GTGGCGTTCCGTCCCTGCAACGTCTCCTGGGCGCCCCAGGAGGCCGAGTGTGGCACCCTCGCGGTGCCGGAGAACCCGGCGCAGCCGGGGGGACGGTCGCTCCAGCTGAGCATCTTGCGCCTGCGCGCGAGCGGCACGGCACCGGCCACGGGCGCCGTGCTCTACCTGCCGGGAGGACCGGGCCAGGCCGCGCGAGACGCGGCCTCCTGGATGAGCCAGGACTTCGCCGGCCTGCGAGGTGAGTGGGACCTGGTGTTCGTGGATCCTCGCGGCACTGGCGAATCGGCGCCGCTCGACTGTGAGCTCTTCGAGTCGGGAGATCCGCAGTCGTACCTCGGCGACTACTTCCCCCTCGCTGGAGTCGAGCGGTGCCGCCGAGAGCTGGAGCCGCGCGCGGATCTCACCCGCTACACCTCGACGTACGCGGCGGATGACCTCGAGGCGGTGCGCAGCGCCCTGGGCTCTCCGAAGGTGACCCTGGTCGCCGGGTCTTACGGTACGCGGACGGCGATTGCGTATCTGCGGCGTTACTCCGCGCAGGTCCACGCGGCCGTGTTGCATGGGGTCGTGCCTCCCTTCATGTCGACCCCGCTGCCGTTCGCGCGCGATACGGAGGATGCGCTCTCCGCGTGGATCGCCGCGTGTGCGGCCGACAAGGAGTGCGCTGCCGCCACGCCCGCGCTCCGTGCGGACATCACCGCGCTCATCGCGCGCCTCGACAGCGCTCCAGTCCAGGCGCCGCTGACCCTGCCGGATGGAAAGACCACGACGGTGCGCTTCTCGCGCGACCTCTTCGGCCAGACGGTCCGCGGCCTGCTCTACTCCCCCAATCGCGCGGTGCTGATCCCCGCTCTCGTGCGGCGTGCGCGGGAGGGCGACTTCGCGCCGCTGGCGAAGCTCGCCTACGAGAGCCGCAAGGACTTCGCGTCGATGGGGGAGGGGGCCTTCTTCTCCCAGACCTGCACGGAGGATGTCTGGCGCATTCGCGAGGAGGATGTGCCGGGCGCGACGGCCGGAACGCTCCTGGGGGACGGACGGGTCCGGCAGCAACTCCGGGCGTGCAAGCACTGGCCGCGCGGGGAGCTGCCGACGGACTTCGATGCGCCGCTGAAGGAGAGCGCTCCGGTATTGCTCGTGACCGGGCAGTGGGACCCTGCCACCCCGCCCCGCTGGGCCGAGCGAGCGGTGGGCATCCTCCCCGGGGCCAAGAGCGTCACGGTGCCGTTCGCGGGCCATGGCCTCCAGGAGTCCGCGCTCCAGTGTGTGATGCAACTGATGACCGGCTTCATTCGCCAGCCCTCGGCCAAGGCCCTCGACACCTCCTGCCTGGCGAAGGTTCAGCGCGAGCCCTTCAAGCTGACGCTCGACCCGTAA
- a CDS encoding TPM domain-containing protein, giving the protein MPRLLLSLLLLVSPAALALNVDFVPDPRPGHQVLDLTGTLSESDIARIDAVSHGNGELVVVVLDNLDGQDPRDFTTRLFNHLRVDLGSRNRGVLFLVALSDRAAEIVVGDGYPGSVTSRTDAIMSNTIIPGFSRGDARGAIVSGAEELSRRVLSGSAVSSPSSSYQNSYVAGSATSSSGDAFPWGLGGAGALGLTGLAGRAWLRRRPRKCAGCATQMVKLDERADNAHLTAAERLEESLGSVDYDVWLCEGCGHTEKLRYGAIFTQFSKCGSCRAKTLKTTSRTLVSATEHSSGTAEVTERCAHCNYENKYTRSIPRKSSSNRSSSSSSRSSFGSSSRSSGGSSSGRGSSGRW; this is encoded by the coding sequence GACGGGGACGCTGTCCGAGAGCGACATCGCGCGGATCGATGCCGTGAGCCACGGCAACGGCGAGCTGGTGGTGGTGGTGCTGGACAACCTGGATGGACAGGACCCCCGCGACTTCACGACACGGCTCTTCAACCACCTGAGGGTGGACTTGGGCAGCCGCAACCGAGGAGTCCTGTTCCTGGTGGCGCTGAGCGACCGCGCCGCGGAGATCGTCGTGGGTGATGGCTACCCCGGCTCGGTGACCTCCCGGACGGACGCCATCATGTCGAACACCATCATCCCCGGCTTCAGCCGGGGTGACGCGCGGGGTGCCATCGTGAGCGGAGCCGAGGAGCTGAGCCGCCGCGTGCTGAGCGGCTCGGCGGTGTCGAGCCCGTCCTCCTCGTACCAGAACAGCTATGTCGCCGGGTCTGCTACGTCCTCCTCGGGGGATGCGTTCCCCTGGGGACTCGGAGGGGCAGGCGCGTTGGGGCTCACCGGCCTGGCGGGGCGGGCGTGGCTGCGGCGGCGGCCTCGCAAGTGCGCCGGCTGCGCGACACAGATGGTGAAGCTGGACGAGCGCGCGGACAACGCGCACCTGACGGCCGCCGAGCGGCTGGAGGAGTCGCTGGGCAGCGTGGACTACGACGTGTGGCTGTGCGAGGGGTGCGGCCACACGGAGAAGCTGCGCTACGGGGCCATCTTCACCCAGTTCTCGAAGTGCGGGAGCTGCCGGGCCAAGACGCTGAAGACCACCTCGCGCACGCTCGTGAGCGCCACCGAGCACAGCTCCGGGACGGCCGAGGTGACGGAGCGCTGCGCGCACTGCAACTACGAGAACAAGTACACCCGGAGCATCCCCCGAAAGAGCTCCTCCAATCGGAGCTCCAGCAGCAGCAGCCGAAGCTCCTTCGGCAGCTCCAGCAGGAGCAGTGGGGGTTCCTCCTCGGGCCGAGGCAGCAGCGGGCGGTGGTAG